In a single window of the Arthrobacter zhangbolii genome:
- a CDS encoding DUF3375 family protein, with translation MALFREAFTRTRPRVPLDDFHAMTDSFLTRLRMDSVQLREDWTGRNYADDWVARRFLPGRARTGSSSTNSPNPPPASSPTWTASAAARPR, from the coding sequence TTGGCCCTCTTCCGCGAAGCCTTCACCCGCACCCGGCCCCGGGTCCCGCTGGACGACTTCCACGCCATGACGGACAGCTTCCTGACCCGGCTCCGAATGGACAGCGTCCAGCTGCGCGAGGACTGGACCGGCCGGAACTACGCCGATGACTGGGTGGCCCGCCGCTTCCTGCCCGGCCGCGCGCGGACGGGAAGTTCGTCTACGAACTCACCGAATCCTCCGCCTGCTTCCTCGCCTACCTGGACGGCTTCAGCAGCGGCAAGACCTCGCTGA
- a CDS encoding RES family NAD+ phosphorylase, producing the protein MTRENAALKKPDDVTDFPVHKQGVSDDLFRAVAKGNGSWYFASKPTGRFNLSSPRGTCYMATDIPTAIRERLGETITRERLVPQATVDAMEVTTLRLPAEAKLADTGAEAAANFGAIRELGSISNAYALTCQWATAFDSAGLDGVLYESRFTSIARPTAIAYFGAEGPKPTWDDSGDRYTGEEAFILADMEAFIAPIPTSSAMRMAPTPKLASTPKWISS; encoded by the coding sequence ATGACGCGTGAGAATGCCGCACTGAAGAAACCCGACGACGTCACCGATTTCCCTGTACACAAACAGGGCGTATCCGACGACCTATTCCGCGCGGTGGCCAAGGGGAACGGTAGCTGGTACTTTGCCTCGAAACCGACTGGCAGGTTCAACCTGTCATCACCCAGAGGGACCTGCTACATGGCCACGGACATCCCGACAGCGATTCGGGAAAGGCTAGGAGAGACCATCACTCGGGAGCGCTTGGTGCCACAGGCGACTGTCGACGCGATGGAAGTAACGACACTTCGTTTGCCAGCTGAAGCAAAGCTAGCTGACACCGGTGCTGAGGCGGCCGCCAACTTCGGAGCTATTCGAGAGCTTGGATCCATATCTAACGCCTATGCATTAACTTGCCAATGGGCGACGGCCTTTGATTCCGCTGGACTAGACGGTGTGCTCTACGAATCACGATTTACCAGCATCGCGAGGCCGACGGCTATTGCATATTTTGGAGCAGAGGGACCAAAGCCGACTTGGGACGATTCGGGTGACAGGTACACGGGTGAGGAGGCCTTCATCCTGGCAGACATGGAGGCATTTATCGCGCCGATTCCGACGTCTTCCGCAATGCGAATGGCCCCCACGCCAAAACTCGCCTCGACTCCGAAATGGATAAGCAGTTAG
- the poxB gene encoding ubiquinone-dependent pyruvate dehydrogenase translates to MPTIAETVVHNLAANGIQRIWGVPGDSLNAVTEAIRREKGIEWMLTRHEEEAAFAAAGEAALTGELAVCAGSCGPGNMHLINGLYDAHRSRVPVLAIASHIPSDEIGSQYFQETRPTELFRDCSVFCEMVLSPEQMPRLLEIAMRTAIEKRGVAVLVMAGDTALQDAADERVFTVRRTDPVTVPSPAELQEAAATLNSCEKVTILAGAGVEGAREEVLALADALGAPIVHALRGKEFIEHDNPFDVGMTGLLGFASGYRAMEDCDALLMLGTDFPYQQFYPKHAKILQVDIRGEQLGRRVPLTQGLVGGVRETAAALLPLLERKSNRTHLEKSLDHYRRTRKQLDDLEKQGPGAIHPQHLTHLIDELADDDAVFLPDVGTPVIWACRHLHMGPRRRLIGSFWHGTMAAATPLGLGAQAVDRNRQVVVLAGDGGLAMMLGELLTAVQHNLPIKIVVFDNAALSFVEVEMKAAGIVNFGTGLQNPDFGKVAQAVGMHGESVTRPEDLEGALRRAFEYDGPALVSVAVERQELSIPPKIDAKQATGFAVYALRTVIAGNGRELIDLAKANARQLL, encoded by the coding sequence ATGCCCACGATCGCCGAGACCGTCGTCCACAACCTCGCCGCCAACGGGATCCAGCGGATCTGGGGAGTTCCCGGCGACTCCCTGAACGCGGTGACCGAGGCCATCCGCCGGGAAAAGGGCATCGAATGGATGCTCACCCGGCACGAGGAGGAAGCAGCGTTCGCCGCCGCCGGGGAGGCGGCGCTGACGGGCGAGCTCGCGGTATGCGCAGGCAGCTGCGGACCCGGCAACATGCACCTCATCAACGGGCTCTACGACGCACACCGAAGCCGGGTCCCCGTGCTCGCCATCGCCTCGCACATCCCCAGCGACGAAATCGGCAGCCAGTACTTCCAGGAAACCCGCCCCACCGAACTGTTTCGGGACTGCAGCGTCTTCTGCGAGATGGTCCTGAGCCCCGAGCAGATGCCGCGGCTGCTGGAGATCGCCATGCGGACGGCCATCGAGAAGAGGGGCGTCGCCGTGCTCGTGATGGCGGGCGACACCGCCCTGCAGGACGCCGCGGACGAGCGCGTCTTCACAGTCCGCCGCACCGACCCCGTCACCGTGCCCTCCCCGGCGGAGCTGCAGGAGGCCGCCGCCACGCTGAACTCCTGCGAGAAGGTCACTATCCTGGCGGGCGCCGGCGTCGAGGGGGCACGCGAGGAGGTCCTCGCCCTCGCCGACGCGCTCGGTGCGCCGATTGTGCATGCCCTCCGCGGCAAAGAATTCATCGAGCACGACAACCCGTTCGACGTCGGCATGACCGGGCTCCTGGGCTTCGCATCCGGCTACCGGGCGATGGAGGACTGCGACGCGCTGCTGATGCTCGGCACCGACTTCCCGTACCAGCAGTTCTACCCGAAGCACGCGAAGATCCTGCAGGTCGACATCCGCGGCGAGCAGCTCGGCCGCCGCGTGCCGCTCACCCAGGGCCTGGTCGGCGGGGTGCGCGAGACGGCGGCGGCGCTGCTTCCGCTGCTCGAGCGCAAGTCCAACCGCACCCACCTTGAGAAGTCGCTGGACCACTACCGCCGCACCCGCAAACAGCTCGACGACCTGGAGAAGCAGGGGCCGGGTGCCATCCATCCGCAGCACCTCACCCACTTGATCGACGAGCTCGCCGACGACGACGCAGTCTTCCTGCCCGACGTCGGCACTCCGGTCATCTGGGCGTGCCGGCACCTGCACATGGGCCCGCGACGGCGGCTGATCGGATCCTTCTGGCACGGCACCATGGCGGCGGCAACCCCGCTCGGCCTCGGCGCCCAGGCGGTGGACCGGAACCGGCAGGTGGTGGTCCTGGCCGGTGACGGCGGCCTGGCGATGATGCTCGGCGAGCTGCTGACGGCGGTGCAGCACAATCTGCCGATCAAGATCGTGGTGTTCGACAACGCGGCGCTCAGCTTCGTCGAGGTGGAGATGAAGGCCGCGGGCATCGTCAACTTCGGCACCGGGCTGCAGAACCCGGACTTCGGCAAGGTGGCGCAGGCGGTGGGGATGCACGGCGAGAGCGTCACGCGCCCGGAGGACCTCGAGGGTGCACTGCGCCGTGCGTTCGAGTACGACGGCCCGGCGCTCGTCTCCGTCGCGGTGGAGCGTCAGGAGCTCTCCATCCCGCCGAAGATCGACGCGAAGCAGGCCACCGGCTTTGCGGTCTACGCGCTGCGCACGGTGATCGCCGGCAACGGCCGCGAACTCATCGACCTGGCAAAGGCCAACGCGCGGCAGCTGCTCTGA